The segment GTCGTGGTCGCCGAGGTCGTGGTGGACGAGGAGCCCGCCGCCCCGAAGCCGTCCGCCAAGAAGGCCCCCCGGGCCCGGAAGGCCGCCGCCGAGCAGGAGTGACCGGGGCGCGGCGGGGAACGCCGCGCCGCCGAGGGCCGTTGACCGGTGCGGTGGCCGTGCCAGGATGGAAGAAAGAGTGAGGAGCCCGCGGTGCAGATCCTGTACGTCAACCTCCTGAACCCGTTGTGGTGGGTCGCCACGGCGATCATCTGCTTCAAGGTGTTCGCGCTCGCCGACGCGGTGTTCCGCCGGGAGGACGCGTACCGGGCGGCCGACAAGAAGACCAAGGGCTTCTGGGTGATCCTGCTGAGCGTCGCCCTGGCCTGGGACCTCCTGTTCGGCGCCAACCCGATCACCGGCCTGCTGACGCTGGCGGGCCTGGTCGCCGCGATCGTCTACGTGGTGGACGTCCGCCCCGCGATCAAGCTGCTCACCGACGGCCGCGGCGGCGGGCGGAGCAACCAGGGCCCGTACGGCCCCTGGTGACGCTGCGCCGGATCACCGGCAGTGCGCAGCGAACGGAAGAGGGCGGCCCCCGCGCGGGGCCGCCCTCCGTCGTCTCCGGAACCGTCTCCGGAGTTGTTTCCGGGCCGCTCAGCCCATGGTCACCGGCACCGGGTTGCGCTCCAGCAGCAGCACCGCGACGTCGTCGGTGAGCGCCCCGCCGTTCAGCTCCTCGACCTCGGCGATCGCCGAGTCGACCAGCCGGCCGCGGGTCAGCCCGGCGGCCTGGTGGTCGGCGACCAGTTCGATCAGGCCCTCCTGGCCCAGCCGCGGCGAGCCCGCCCCGACCTTGCCCTCGATCAGGCCGTCGGTGTACATCAGCAGCCGCCAGCCGGGGGAGAGTTCGACCCGCAGGGCGGGCCAGACCGAGTGCGTCGCGTCGCAGGGCAGCAGGCCGAGCGCCGGGCCGGCCTGGTCGAGCGGGAGCAGCACCGGCGGGCCGTCCGGGCCCAGCAGCAGCGGCGCGGGGTGCCCGGCCAGGTACAGCTCGGCGGACTCGGGGCCGCCGTCCGCGGTCGGGGGGTCCAGCACGACCATGCACAGGGTGGCGAAGATCTCGTCGCTGCGGCGCTCGTGCTCCAGCACGTGCTGGAGGGTCGTGAGCAGGTGCTGGCCGGTCAGCCCGGCGAACACCAGCGTCCGCCACGCTATCCGCAGCGCGACGCCGAGCGCGGCCTCGTCGGGGCCGTGGCCGCAGACGTCGCCGATCACCACGTGCACCCGGCCGTCCTTGGTGCGGACGGCGTCGTAGAAGTCGCCGCCGAGCAGGGCGCGGCGGCGGCCGGGGCGGTAGCGGCGGGTGAAGGCCAGCCCGGCGCCGTCCAGCAGCGGGGTGGGCAGCAGGTGGCGCTGGAGCCGGGCGTTCTCCTGGCCGCGGATCTCGGCCTCGACCAGGCGGCGCTGCGACTCGTCGGCGCGCTTGCGCTCCACCGCGTAGTGCAGGGCGCGGGCCAGCAGCGGGCCGCCGGTGTCCTGCCGGAGCAGGAAGTCCTGGGCGCCGGCGGCGACCGCGGCGGCGCCGAGCTCGGCCCCGGCGGCGTCGGTGAGCACCACCACGGCGGTGCGCGGGGCGCGCAGCAGCAACTCCCGCAGCCCGTCCAGCCCGTCAGGCCCGCCGTCGGTGGGCCCGCCCTCGGCGGCGGGGTCGGCGGCGGGCTCGCCGAGGTCGAGCAGGACGCACTGGAAGTCGGTGCCGCGCTGCCCGCGGCGGCCGCTGCCGGGCAGCGGCGGCAGGGCGGCGAGGGCCTCCCGGATGCCGTTCACCCGGTGCAGCTCGGCGTGCCCGCCCAACTCGGCGGCGAGCGAGTCGAACAGGGTGTGCTCGGGACCGTCGGCCTCGACCACCAGTACCCGGAAGTCGGTGGCGGGCCGGGCCGGTTCGGGGGCGGCCGGGGTGCTGCGCGGATGCGGTATCGGCGCGGGGCCGACCGTGCGGCCGACGGCCTGGCCGATCGGCCCGGCGAGCTGGCCGTTCTGGCCGGGGCGCTGGGCGCTGTGGGCGTGGCGGCCGCGGCTGCGTTCGGCGGTTCCGGCGCTGCTGGTCGCGTCGGGTGCCCGCCCGTCTCCCGTCACGGGCATCGGTCGGTCCTTCCTTTCCCCGACAGACCAACGGCTGGTGTCCGTCCGCAGTGCCCGGGTGGCACCGGGCATCGGGGAGCTTCCCGCGACCATAACGTGATCTCCGAGGATTTCTTCGACTGGGCGGCGCCGATGTGGTTATTGCCACGCGTGTGGTGGCGGCTTTGCCTGGGGTTTTCCCGGGTTTCCGCCGGTGCCGGAACGGAATCGAGAAGAGGGACGTGGCGGTGACACAGATCACGCTGGTGCAGGGTGACATCACGGAACAGCAGGTGGACGCGGTGGTGAACGCCGCCAACAGCTCACTGCTGGGCGGCGGCGGGGTGGACGGGGCGATCCACCGCCGGGGCGGGCCGGAGATCCTCGCCGAGTGCCGGGCGCTGCGCGCCTCGCACTACGGGAAGGGGCTGCCGACCGGCCGGGCCGTGGCGACCACGGCGGGGCGGCTGCCGGCCCGCTGGGTGGTGCACACCGTCGGCCCGGTGTACCGGGCGGAGGACCACCGGCAGCGCGCGGAGCTGCTGGCCTCGTGCTATCGGGAGTCCCTTCGGGTCGCGGTCGGGCTGGGGGCCCGGACGGTGGCCTTCCCGGCCGTCTCGGCCGGGATCTACGGCTGGCCGCTGGACGATGCCGCTCGGATCGCCCTGACCGCCGTGGTCGAGGAGGCCCCCGACCTGGACGAGGTGCGGTTCGTGCTGTTCGGCGCCGAGGCGTACGCGTCGTTCGAACGCGCCTGGCGGGAGCTGGGGGAACAGGGAGAGCAGGGGGATCAGGCGGACTGACGGGCGCCGGAGGACTGCGGGAGCGGCCGTCCGGACGGTCCCATGGTGGCGTGACGGGGCGTCAACACGCCAGAGGAAATCGATAACTCGTTCGAGTGAGTCGTCGAACGAATGCTCGAAGCGCTGACAGGGTCGGCCGGGGCGGTGCCTCAGCGCGGCGCCAGCGCGGCCCAGTCCACCGTCAGCTCGCCCTGCCGCCGCCGGGCCGGTGCGTCCCGCAGCGGCCAGTCCGCCGCCAGCGCCGCGCAGGCCGCCGCCCAGCGCTGTCGGGCCCCGAACGCCCCCAGCGGGGCGGCGGCCGCCCAGGCCCGGTCGAAGTCGCGCAGGAAGGAGTGCACCGGGCGCCCCGGCACGTTGTGGTGGATCAGCGCCTTCGGCAGCCGCTCCGCCAGGTCGGACGGCCGCTCCAGGTCGGCCAGCCGGGCCGCGAAGGTCACCGTGCGCGGGCCCTCCGGGCCGAGCGCCACCCAGACGTGCCGCCGGCCCACCTCGTCGCAGGTGCCCTCCACCAGCAGCCCGTCCGGCGCCAGCCGCCCGCACAGCCGGGCCCACACCTCGGCGACCTGGTCCTCGTCGTACTGCCGCAGCACGTTCGCCGCCCGGATCAGCTGGGCCCGCGCCCCGCCGTCCAGCGGCACCTCGAAGCCGCCCCGGCGGAACTCCAGCAGCGGCGGCTCGGCCATCGGCAGCGCCGCCGCCACCCGGGCCGGGTCGATCTCGATCCCCACCACCCGGACGTCCGCCCGCACCGCCCGCAGCCGCGCCGCCAGCTCCACCGCCGTCCACGGCGCCGCGCCGTACCCCAGGTCCACCGCCACCGGCGGGGCCGCCGACGCCCGCAGCGCCCGGCCCGCGGTGGACGCGATCCACCGGTCCATCCGCCGCAGCCGGTTGGTGTTCGTGGTGCCCCGGGTGATCGTCCCCACCGGCCGGCCCGACCGGCCCCGGGACGACGGGGTGTCGCTTGCGGCCATGGTCACCAAGCGTACGCAGCCGTTCCGGGCCCGGCGGCACCCGGTTCCGCTGGCGGCACCCGGTTCCGCTGGCGGGAATACGACGAGGCGCTGCCCCGTTGCCCTGGCTGACGTCCATCCGCCCGCTGCCGCCGGCCGCGGGCGGTGGCACGAGCAGACCAGACGGCCGGCGCACAGGGAGGCTCCCGCAGGTGACCCAGCACCTCGTCCGCACGCCCCGCCGGGAGCCGCGCCGGCCCGCGCCCGCTCCCGTCGCCCCCGTGTCCGCGTCCGCCGCCCAGGCCCGGGCCCGCCGGCCGCGCCGGATCGCCATGCTGAGCGTCCACACCTCGCCGCTGCACCAGCCCGGCACGGGGGACGCCGGCGGCATGAACGTGTACATCGTGGAGCTGGCCAAGCGCCTCGCCGAGCTGGACATCGAGGTCGAGGTCTTCACCCGCGCCGTCAGCTCGGACGACGCCCCCACCGTCGAGCTCGCCCCCGGCGTCCTGGTCCGGCACGTCACCGCCGGGCCGTACGAGGGCCTGTTCAAGGAGGACCTGCCGGCCCAGCTGTGCGCCTTCACACACGGCGTGCTGCGCACCGAGGCCGGGCACCGCCCCGGCTACTACGACCTGGTGCACTCGCACTACTGGCTGTCC is part of the Kitasatospora cineracea genome and harbors:
- a CDS encoding DUF2516 family protein, with translation MLYVNLLNPLWWVATAIICFKVFALADAVFRREDAYRAADKKTKGFWVILLSVALAWDLLFGANPITGLLTLAGLVAAIVYVVDVRPAIKLLTDGRGGGRSNQGPYGPW
- a CDS encoding PP2C family protein-serine/threonine phosphatase → MPVTGDGRAPDATSSAGTAERSRGRHAHSAQRPGQNGQLAGPIGQAVGRTVGPAPIPHPRSTPAAPEPARPATDFRVLVVEADGPEHTLFDSLAAELGGHAELHRVNGIREALAALPPLPGSGRRGQRGTDFQCVLLDLGEPAADPAAEGGPTDGGPDGLDGLRELLLRAPRTAVVVLTDAAGAELGAAAVAAGAQDFLLRQDTGGPLLARALHYAVERKRADESQRRLVEAEIRGQENARLQRHLLPTPLLDGAGLAFTRRYRPGRRRALLGGDFYDAVRTKDGRVHVVIGDVCGHGPDEAALGVALRIAWRTLVFAGLTGQHLLTTLQHVLEHERRSDEIFATLCMVVLDPPTADGGPESAELYLAGHPAPLLLGPDGPPVLLPLDQAGPALGLLPCDATHSVWPALRVELSPGWRLLMYTDGLIEGKVGAGSPRLGQEGLIELVADHQAAGLTRGRLVDSAIAEVEELNGGALTDDVAVLLLERNPVPVTMG
- a CDS encoding O-acetyl-ADP-ribose deacetylase, whose amino-acid sequence is MTQITLVQGDITEQQVDAVVNAANSSLLGGGGVDGAIHRRGGPEILAECRALRASHYGKGLPTGRAVATTAGRLPARWVVHTVGPVYRAEDHRQRAELLASCYRESLRVAVGLGARTVAFPAVSAGIYGWPLDDAARIALTAVVEEAPDLDEVRFVLFGAEAYASFERAWRELGEQGEQGDQAD
- a CDS encoding class I SAM-dependent methyltransferase, which encodes MAASDTPSSRGRSGRPVGTITRGTTNTNRLRRMDRWIASTAGRALRASAAPPVAVDLGYGAAPWTAVELAARLRAVRADVRVVGIEIDPARVAAALPMAEPPLLEFRRGGFEVPLDGGARAQLIRAANVLRQYDEDQVAEVWARLCGRLAPDGLLVEGTCDEVGRRHVWVALGPEGPRTVTFAARLADLERPSDLAERLPKALIHHNVPGRPVHSFLRDFDRAWAAAAPLGAFGARQRWAAACAALAADWPLRDAPARRRQGELTVDWAALAPR